A genomic region of Friedmanniella luteola contains the following coding sequences:
- a CDS encoding DUF3500 domain-containing protein, translating into MGEVTAVNLNTDGASPGGANTAAVVEATNAFLATLDDPTKDIAEYDFTDNKSRQTWSNFPATTVARPGVELSALTADQLQAVYAVLEVALSEAGATQDADIQKADDYLNSLGGQGADGFGALKDYYVAVYGTPSETSPFMIQFGGHHLARTLTYNGDKVSQTPQFVGSEPVSFEVDGTTVEPVKAESTSMFGIMSALTADQRTAAEITSGTFDDLLMGPGQDSGNFPTAEGLSVSELDADQKAAVMTAVEAYAGDLATDASTKLLAKYEAELDQTTIGWSNNTGPTDESSYIRIDGPSVWIEFINTRSRSTPDIHFHTVYRDKTNDYGSTKPATS; encoded by the coding sequence ATGGGTGAAGTCACCGCAGTCAACCTCAACACCGATGGCGCCAGCCCAGGCGGGGCGAACACCGCCGCCGTGGTCGAGGCGACCAACGCGTTCCTCGCCACCCTCGACGACCCGACGAAGGACATCGCCGAGTACGACTTCACCGACAACAAGTCACGCCAGACCTGGTCGAACTTCCCCGCGACCACGGTGGCGCGGCCGGGGGTGGAACTGTCGGCCCTCACCGCCGACCAGCTCCAGGCGGTCTACGCAGTCCTGGAGGTGGCGCTCAGCGAGGCCGGAGCCACCCAGGATGCCGACATCCAGAAGGCGGACGACTACCTGAACAGTCTCGGCGGTCAGGGCGCCGACGGCTTCGGAGCCCTCAAGGACTACTACGTCGCCGTCTACGGGACGCCGTCGGAGACCAGCCCGTTCATGATCCAGTTCGGCGGTCACCACCTGGCGCGCACCTTGACCTACAACGGCGACAAGGTCAGCCAGACGCCGCAGTTCGTGGGTTCTGAACCAGTCTCGTTCGAGGTCGACGGCACGACCGTCGAGCCGGTGAAGGCGGAGTCGACCAGCATGTTCGGCATCATGTCCGCCCTGACGGCCGACCAGCGCACGGCCGCTGAGATCACCTCCGGCACCTTCGACGACCTCTTGATGGGCCCCGGTCAGGACTCCGGCAACTTCCCCACCGCCGAGGGGCTCTCGGTCTCAGAGCTGGACGCTGACCAGAAGGCGGCGGTGATGACGGCGGTCGAGGCCTACGCCGGGGATCTCGCTACCGACGCCAGCACCAAGCTGTTGGCCAAGTACGAGGCCGAGCTGGACCAGACCACGATCGGCTGGTCCAACAACACCGGACCGACCGACGAGAGCAGCTACATCCGCATCGACGGCCCGAGCGTGTGGATCGAGTTCATCAACACCCGTAGCCGGAGCACCCCCGACATCCACTTCCACACCGTCTACCGCGACAAGACCAACGATTACGGCAGCACCAAGCCCGCGACGAGCTGA
- a CDS encoding HupE/UreJ family protein, giving the protein MLLDVGSHEVIGQVQLPIDRLAIAVDQPGLTTEIAVQPSKIEEFRRYVAEHTAATGTTDGEPWDVAVANGRVQTLDGVDHLVYDLTLRPPDGVVANFRLSYDAIVTRLVSHRVFVSARPASTQAYTAVGLIDWESQDLTVPAAGATADQGFLPAVRLGAHHITEGADHLLFVLMLLLPAPLLARRGRWERTENLRRSSWRVVHVVTAFAVGHSITLALAALGYVHAPTRVVESMIAVSILVAGLHAIKPIVRGGDTWIAAGFGLMHGLAFATLLGQLGLGRGSLVTELLGFNLGIELTQLLVVTLVMPSLMVLSRTSVYPAARTVQAGSGVLLAAAWLAERTTLLRTNPLAPLPDALVAHPLVVVASLALAATIAWAVPGWRVNRMAPADRPTAP; this is encoded by the coding sequence GTGCTGCTCGACGTCGGGTCCCACGAGGTCATCGGCCAGGTCCAGCTGCCCATCGACCGGCTCGCCATCGCCGTGGACCAACCCGGTCTCACCACGGAGATCGCCGTCCAACCCAGCAAGATCGAGGAGTTCCGCCGGTACGTGGCCGAGCACACAGCGGCTACGGGAACCACCGACGGAGAGCCTTGGGACGTTGCCGTTGCCAACGGGCGGGTGCAGACCCTCGACGGCGTCGACCACCTCGTCTACGACCTGACACTGCGACCGCCGGATGGCGTGGTGGCGAACTTCCGCCTGAGCTACGACGCCATCGTGACCCGACTCGTCTCGCACCGCGTCTTCGTGTCGGCGCGTCCAGCGAGCACCCAGGCCTACACCGCTGTCGGGCTGATCGACTGGGAGTCCCAGGACCTCACCGTGCCTGCGGCGGGAGCGACCGCCGATCAAGGCTTCCTGCCCGCGGTGCGGTTGGGCGCGCACCACATCACCGAGGGCGCGGACCACCTGCTGTTCGTCCTGATGTTGCTGCTTCCCGCTCCTCTGCTGGCCCGCCGAGGCCGGTGGGAACGCACCGAGAACCTGCGCCGCAGCAGCTGGCGTGTCGTCCACGTCGTCACTGCCTTCGCGGTCGGCCATTCGATCACCCTCGCCCTGGCCGCTCTCGGCTACGTCCACGCCCCCACGCGCGTGGTCGAGAGCATGATCGCCGTCTCGATCCTGGTCGCAGGTCTGCATGCCATCAAGCCGATCGTCCGGGGCGGGGACACCTGGATCGCCGCTGGCTTCGGACTGATGCACGGCCTGGCCTTCGCCACCCTCCTCGGCCAGCTCGGCCTCGGCCGCGGCTCCCTCGTCACCGAGCTGCTCGGCTTCAATCTCGGCATCGAGCTCACGCAGCTGCTCGTCGTGACTCTGGTCATGCCGTCGCTGATGGTGCTCAGCCGCACCTCGGTCTACCCTGCGGCGAGAACGGTCCAGGCCGGCTCCGGCGTCCTCCTCGCCGCGGCCTGGCTGGCTGAACGCACGACCCTGCTGAGGACGAATCCGCTCGCACCTCTCCCGGACGCGCTCGTGGCTCATCCGCTCGTCGTGGTCGCCAGCCTCGCTCTCGCGGCGACCATCGCCTGGGCAGTGCCCGGCTGGCGAGTCAACAGGATGGCACCTGCTGACCGTCCAACCGCCCCGTGA
- a CDS encoding DUF3500 domain-containing protein, which produces MAAAVIAGCGSTSTTSSSPTTSTSATPSSSTTATADGVAAAGSVAALAQAFYQTLTDDQKPTVLLDYTLDSAKRWSNLPQGLLAGGMGGGAGAGGRPSGASGQPSGMPSGEPGGDGSGAPGGGAGGGSGSRVGIALADLNAEQLAAFTPLLKAATGTTAGLGYEEIEWQLAADDYLGANGGGDTYGRGQFYVALLGSPQDTGTWEFQFGGHHLAVANTYTDGKLAGATPAFRGVEPNTDFEQDGTSYPAPLKVKEAAFQALLASLSTDQQTSAKLSDTFTDLVLGPGQDWAFPTTKDGVQVSTLTADQKKLVLAAIATYVNDIADADAKTILARYQSELDDTYLAYSGTTALTEQNDYVRVDGPSVWIEFSMQHGIVLSGNHPHSVWRDRTTDYGGTKS; this is translated from the coding sequence GTGGCTGCCGCCGTCATCGCCGGCTGCGGGAGCACCTCGACCACGTCGAGCTCGCCGACCACCTCGACCTCCGCCACCCCGTCGTCCTCCACGACAGCGACGGCCGACGGCGTGGCCGCCGCCGGCAGTGTGGCCGCCCTTGCGCAGGCCTTCTACCAGACGTTGACCGACGACCAGAAGCCGACGGTGCTGCTGGACTACACCCTGGACAGCGCCAAGCGCTGGTCGAACCTGCCGCAGGGGCTGCTGGCCGGCGGCATGGGCGGCGGCGCTGGAGCCGGCGGGCGCCCCTCGGGAGCCTCCGGGCAGCCGTCGGGCATGCCGAGCGGCGAGCCCGGTGGTGACGGCTCCGGTGCGCCCGGCGGTGGGGCCGGCGGTGGCAGCGGGTCCCGGGTCGGCATCGCCCTGGCCGACTTGAACGCGGAGCAGCTGGCCGCGTTCACCCCACTGCTGAAGGCCGCCACCGGTACCACGGCCGGGCTTGGCTACGAGGAAATTGAGTGGCAGCTCGCCGCGGACGACTACCTGGGCGCCAACGGCGGCGGGGACACCTACGGGCGCGGCCAGTTCTACGTGGCTCTGCTGGGCAGCCCGCAGGACACCGGCACCTGGGAGTTCCAGTTCGGCGGCCACCACCTCGCCGTCGCCAACACCTACACCGACGGGAAGCTGGCCGGCGCCACCCCGGCCTTCCGCGGGGTCGAGCCGAACACCGACTTCGAGCAGGACGGCACCAGCTACCCCGCCCCGCTGAAAGTGAAGGAGGCCGCCTTCCAGGCCCTGCTCGCCAGCCTGTCCACCGACCAGCAGACCAGCGCGAAGCTCTCCGACACCTTCACCGACCTCGTGCTCGGTCCCGGCCAGGACTGGGCGTTCCCCACCACCAAGGACGGCGTCCAGGTCTCCACCCTCACCGCCGACCAGAAGAAGCTCGTCCTCGCCGCGATCGCCACCTACGTCAACGACATCGCCGACGCCGACGCCAAGACGATCCTGGCCAGGTACCAGAGCGAGCTGGACGACACCTACCTCGCCTACTCCGGCACCACTGCCCTGACGGAGCAGAACGACTACGTCCGCGTCGACGGCCCGTCGGTGTGGATCGAGTTCTCCATGCAGCACGGCATCGTGCTCTCGGGCAACCACCCGCACTCGGTGTGGCGCGACCGCACCACCGACTACGGCGGCACGAAGAGCTGA
- a CDS encoding HupE/UreJ family protein codes for MRSRSPALVRTVLLALALACAAALLAVAAPAASAHVVPTSTLQLDVRDGVIDAALAIPVTDVEAAVGVDLGEGSQADIDAEASSIRTYLQDRITLISDDGTPWTMTVGALTVSEAGDQQTTGIYRQLETTLTLTPPASTDERSFDVAFTAIVDKVATHVVIVTVRSDWTAPDLTSAYQLGTIHRDTVTGDVQALHVGLTGGSGTAGFSSMVSLGMHHIAEGTDHQLFLLTLLLPAPLLATGRRWAGAVGPRAAVRRFAGITLAFTLGHSATLALGALGVPVPQQLVEALIALSILVAAVHAIRPVFPGREALVAAGFGLVHGLAFSEALRELDLNGGRLATALLGFNLGIEAMQLIVVALVLPPLILLAHANRYCQLRVVAALATGVAALGWLGARLGVDNPVATAADELGVIVLPVVAALWLAAIAITVKQHLDDLHRRDAEVLTDSPVTSIVQESPMTAGGPPRPHLSR; via the coding sequence GTGAGGAGCCGGTCCCCGGCGCTGGTCCGGACCGTCCTGCTGGCGCTCGCGCTCGCGTGCGCCGCCGCGCTCCTCGCGGTGGCGGCACCGGCTGCCTCGGCCCACGTCGTGCCCACCTCCACGCTGCAGCTCGACGTCCGCGACGGCGTCATCGACGCCGCCCTCGCCATCCCGGTGACCGACGTCGAGGCCGCTGTCGGGGTCGACCTCGGCGAGGGATCCCAGGCCGACATCGACGCCGAGGCGAGCAGCATCCGCACCTACCTGCAGGACCGCATCACCCTGATCAGCGACGACGGCACCCCGTGGACGATGACGGTCGGCGCGCTGACCGTGTCCGAGGCCGGTGACCAGCAGACGACCGGCATCTACCGGCAGCTCGAGACCACGCTCACCCTGACCCCTCCCGCCAGCACGGACGAACGCTCCTTCGACGTCGCCTTCACCGCCATCGTCGACAAGGTCGCCACCCACGTCGTGATCGTGACCGTCCGCTCCGACTGGACGGCCCCCGACCTCACCAGCGCCTACCAGCTGGGCACCATCCACCGCGACACCGTCACCGGCGACGTCCAGGCCCTGCACGTCGGGCTCACCGGCGGCAGCGGCACGGCAGGCTTCTCCAGCATGGTCAGCCTCGGGATGCACCACATCGCCGAGGGCACCGACCACCAGCTGTTCCTGCTCACGCTGCTGCTCCCGGCCCCGCTGCTCGCCACCGGCAGACGGTGGGCCGGCGCCGTCGGACCGCGGGCAGCCGTCCGGCGCTTCGCCGGCATCACCCTTGCATTCACCCTCGGCCACTCCGCCACCCTCGCCCTCGGCGCCCTCGGCGTCCCCGTCCCGCAACAGCTCGTCGAAGCCCTCATCGCCCTCAGCATCCTCGTCGCCGCGGTGCACGCGATCCGACCAGTCTTCCCCGGCCGAGAGGCCCTCGTCGCCGCCGGGTTCGGACTCGTCCACGGGCTCGCGTTCTCCGAGGCGCTACGCGAGCTCGACCTCAACGGCGGCCGGCTCGCCACCGCGCTCCTCGGCTTCAACCTCGGCATCGAAGCCATGCAGCTGATCGTCGTCGCCCTCGTCCTCCCGCCGCTGATCCTGCTGGCCCACGCCAACCGCTACTGTCAGCTCCGGGTGGTTGCGGCCCTCGCGACCGGCGTCGCCGCGCTCGGATGGCTCGGCGCACGCCTCGGCGTCGACAACCCCGTCGCCACTGCCGCTGACGAGCTCGGCGTCATCGTCCTACCGGTCGTCGCTGCACTCTGGCTGGCCGCGATCGCCATCACCGTCAAGCAACACCTCGACGACCTCCACCGTCGCGACGCGGAAGTGCTCACCGACAGCCCTGTCACATCAATCGTCCAAGAGTCACCGATGACCGCAGGGGGCCCACCACGGCCTCATCTTTCGCGGTAG